From the Aerosakkonema funiforme FACHB-1375 genome, the window ACCAAAAACAGCAACGGCTGCTACCACAGTTGTGACTGGAAACAAAAGCGTAGCACCTGTTAAACCTAAAGCAGCGGGAATCAAAGGAACTTTAACCAGCGTATTTCCCTGCTTTCCCTTCACTACAACTTGGCGTATTTTGCCTTGATGAATGACATTTTTGAAGAAGCCTAGTACCCGCTCGTGATTGATGTTGAATTCTTCTACCCGTTCTTTTTCAGCACTTTCCGATTCAACGGCTGTGCTGTCAACAACCACAGTGGTTACTCGGTCTTCAATTCGTTCAAATTGTGCGTTCATTTTTTGCTTAAGCGGTCACATTCAAACCGCCCCAAACCTTGATGATTTAATTCTGCCAATTCCTAGCTGGGAGCCACAACGAAGAAACCACACTCTTCAGGTAGTATTTACCCTATAAAGCCAACTGCTTCGCACCAAGATTGTGCAAATATTCCATCCGGGTGATGACTCCACTCTCGCAAAGCCTCAACCATCTGCGTTAGCGTCAATTTAGAAGACCATCCCTTTTCTGGCGCACCTTCAATCTTTTCTGCCGCCTCAATCCTAAACGCCAAGTATTCTGTAGCTTGACTTAATGGCTCATAACACTGATAAGATGCAGAAAATTCGCTGTTGCTAAAACCCGCTTTTTTGAGCAAAGCTTTCAATTCCCTGCCAACATAAGGATTTCCGCCATTCTGCTGCTGGAGAAACTGGTAAAATGCGATCGCTTCTTTCACTTGTGGCGTCTCAGGCGCAATCAAAAATCCGCCCCAGTCAGGACTGCGAATACCCACTTTACCCCCTGGCTTTAAAACCCTCTTTATTTCCGATAAAGCTTTCAGGGGTTCTGCTAGATGCTCGAACAAAGCATGAGAAAATACAGCATCAAAAGAATTATCTGGAAACGGTAGATTGTAAATACTTCCTTCGATGAAATCAGCATTGCTGATACCCTGCTTTTTAGCATTTTCGATCGCTATATTAATTTGCGATATCTCCCGGTCAATTCCCGTCACCGTACCCGGAAAAATAATTCCTGCCAAACCTAAAGTAATTGTACCCGGGCCACAACCGCAATCGAGCAATTTCATCCCCGGATATAAGTGAGGAATAAAAAATGCTCCATGACTTTCAACTGTGCGCTGCGCCATAAAATATGTTGCATTGCTCGAATACCCAGGCGTGTAATTTTCTCGCATCAATCTAACTTGTGAATTATCTACTTACCTGCATCATAAGTAGACTCTTTTTAGTTGTCCAATATATATTTATGAGGAATTGAGACTTTTAAGATATCAAATCAGTGGAACTGCGACACTTGCGCTATTTCATTGCGGTAGCTGAAGAACTGCACTTCAGCAAAGCCGCCGAACGACTCCACATCGCTCAACCGCCTTTAAGTCAGCAAATTCAGCAATTAGAAGCGGAACTCGGTGTAGAACTGTTTCAACGCAAAACTAAGCGACAGGTGCAGCTAACAGACGCCGGAAGGGTGTTTTTACAGGAAGCTTATCAGCTATTAACTCAATTAGAACAGGCGATACAAGTGACTCGGCGCGTGGGACGAGGGGAGGTGGGACAATTGCGAGTGGGATTTATCAGTTCTGTGACTTATGACGTACTACCTGCTATCCTGCGGGAATTTCGAGAAGAATTTCCAGATGTTGAGTTGGTGTTGCTTGAGTTAACTACCATAGAACAAGAGCAGGCGTTAAGAGACAATCGCATTGAAGTGGGATTTGTCCATCCGCCTTTGGAAGATGATACTCTAAGCTGGGAGTGCATTCAGCAACAGCCTTTGATTGTGGCATTACCTGAAACTCATCCGTTGGCTGTACAAGAACGGGTCAAGGTAAGTCAGTTAGCAGAGGAATTTTTTATTTTGTTCCCACGCCAAAAGGGGTTAGGATTGTACGATCGCATTCTAACTCTCTGTCAGCAAGCAGATTTTACTCCCAAGGTAGGACAACAAGCGATCCAAATGCAGACGATTATTGGTTTAGTATCTGCCGAAATGGGGATTGCCATTGTCCCATCTTGCTTGCAAAATCTTCAAAGGTCTGGGGTAGTTTATCGTAGCTTTGAGGAAGAAACACCGTTAGTAGAAGCGGCGGTAGCGTGGCGAGAAGGAGAAGAAACACCCATCGTGCGGCAATTTTTGCAAGTGGTGAGACAAGTTTGCACTAAAAGCTTTTCGTAAAATTTAATTAATTTAACCCAGACAAACTCCTATGACTCTACCGATTAAAGAAATTGTACTAGCTCCCGGTGAAGGTAATCATCTGATTATCGGTAACAGCGAAGTAACATTTAAAGTAGTAGGTGCAGATACTCACGGTCATTTAGGTTTGTTTGAAAATCTTATTCAGCCTGGTGGAACTGCACCCGAACTGCATATTCATCGCCAGATGGAAGAAATGTTTTATGTTTTAGAAGGAGAAGTTGAGATTCAAGTGGGAGAACGTATAGTACAGGGTCAACCTGGTGCGTTTGTGCTTGTACCTCGGAATACGCCTCACACATTTTCTAACCGAGGAACCAAACCTGCTAAATTGCTAATTATGTTTTGTCCGGCTGGTGAGAGAGAAAAGTATTTTGAAGGTTTAGCTGAATTGTTAAAAGAGGGAAATAAGCCTTCTAGAGAAGCACTTGTTGACTTGATGCGTCGATTTGACCAAGAACCAGTAACTTAACCTAAATATGTTATTACTTTGCTGTCTTTCTTGTTTGGTTGGGTAGATTTGTACCTACCCAACAACTTGTGTGACTTAAGTTTGACTTTCTCTGATTTACTTGAAATTTGTTACGGAAGCATTCAAGTAAAATCCTCCAAATTAAACAAAGTCATCTGTTTGGCTGACGTTGTATTCTTCTTCGGCTTGCGTTTACCCTGCACGATTTCTTGAATCACTGTTTCCGGCTGCATAGTTTGTTCAACTATTTCAAAACTTTCACATTTTACCTGTTCGCTCTTTTCCTCTTGCTCTGCATTTTCAACTGATTCAAACCATTCTTCGTACCAATAAACCGCATTCATCGATTTAGGCTTTTCGGCTAATAAGGTATTACCAAGCCACAGGTCAGTTTGACCCAACCACCAAATCGGAATTGCCAACCAAGGCGCGTACAGAAAGAACTGAAACAAAGCGCACTTCAACAAAATCGGGTCGATATCCTGACCGATGCCACACAAACAATAATTAGATTGTGCCAACATCAAAGTACCCGTACCGCAAGCAGGTTCATTAAAGCTAGAAGTTCGGTCTGTCTTTTCAGCGCTAATTACTTGAGATATGAAGCTACCGACTACTAGCGGTGTTGGGTAAAATCCAGCATTCCTCTGCGCCTTTTTTCCACAAATATCGGGTAGTATTCTACCTAAATAATCTTCAGGATACAGTAAAAGAGCAGACAAATCGAACACCTGGTAAAGACGCATCGATGCTCCTTCACAACTTGCTGGTTCTTTTGGTAGACTTTTGTAAGCAGGATGACCGAAACCGAATAAAGCCCAATCCAAGAAATATTCGAGATATTCCCACGCACTCCAACTTCGCCATTCTCCATGCTTGGGAACACAATTAAGAGTATTGTTCAGCATATTTTCTGCTACGCTTGAATACTCCCAATCGATTTGGGGAATAGGTTCATTTGGTAGTGTCTCATGAATGACAAACTCCGGCAATGGTTCGGGTTTTCTACCTTCTAAGAGAGCTAACATGGGTTCCATTTTCCACCGATTCCATGCGTGCGCCGGAATTAATTGACATCTCCCCCAGTAATCCCATCTTCCCCAAAGACAACGGTCTACTTGCGCCAGAATTGGCATCATCCAGCCATGTGCTAAATTCCGATTGAACTTAGGAATTAAATCTTTCCTGGTTTTAATGTGGTAGGATTGTTTTTGAAAGTGTTGTCGAAGTTCGATGCGAGCTTTCGTGTCAATTATCGGGATTTCAACTACTGTTTCCACGGGTTATACCTTGAAAAGTTGTGCCACCCGTTTACCGCGATCGCGGTAAAAAATATGACTGGGAATCTTTTTAAAAGCGAATTAATGGCTTATCGATTCAAACTTGAGTCATATTTTCTATTTTTTTTCACCAGCCGCAGCTAAATATTCGGTATTTCGCACAACCTTTTATCGAGCCTAATCAGTATTATCGAACAACGAAAACTCGACTTCTAGCGCGGCTCGCCCCCACATAATAAAGCTGATTAGTAGCGCGAATGCTGTCCCTGTACTCCTTAACAAACTTAGCCTTTTGAGCCGGAAAAAGTCGAGCAAAATGCAGAGATTTCGTCGCTACCTTTTTACAGATATCCTTGCTATCAATCGCCACTTCTGTAAAAGTAGATCCCTGTGAATTATGCACCGTAATCGCCCAACAATTACGCATATCTGCAAAAGTTTCACAATGATTGTACCATGCCTTCCATAAACTGGGATTAATCTTCGCATTCCGTAGCAATCTGGTATTATCTTGCTTGAATCTGCGAACACTATCTTCATGCAGGATGTAAATTTGGCGGATATATCCCGACTCTGTTTTTACCTTAACATTCCAAGCTTTATACCCCGAATATCTATCTTCTCCAAATTCAACTACTTCCACTTCTGTTGAAGTCGGTAGGGTAATAGTTTTTCCATCCGGCGCAATCACGGGTGCTTTACTAATCAACCTTTCCCCAATCACGAATCTAGGAGCGTTTTTTCCGTAAACTTTAGCTCTGATTTTACTATTCCAGTAAGCAACCCGTTCGTTAGTGTAACAGAGAATGCGAAAGCAATCGGGGTCTCGTTCAAATTTGGAAGAAAACTTCTTTAAAGCATATTTTAACGTAACCGTTCAGGGGGGGTAAAATAGCTTCAAGCGTATGCTCTATATCCCTTTCAGCTTTTTAAGCTGAAAATATGATTATCAATAAAATCTAAAAAAAGTGATTTATTGACAGTATAAGCTATTTAAAAACTAATCAAAAAACTACAGGTAGCGTTCTTTGATTAGTTTAAACGCTACCTGTACCCCGTGAACGGTTACATTTTAACAGAGTTTGTTCTCTTACTAGGAATGCTCCGTTCTTCTTAGAAGCACTGAACTTGGAAAATGGCTCGAATACCTTTTTACTTTTGGCAGCCGTTCGACAAGCAGTTACAAATTCCAACAACGGACTACCCGCGCCTTGTCTGACTACTTCTGTTAAAATAGCCTTGTCAGCTACGTTGAAAGATTGCGATTTTTTCTCGTTTATCTCTTCGTTTACAGGTGGCAATTGAGCCGAGTCGCCCATTACAATCAGTTGTCGATTGTTGCCTATAATTAAAGTACCAGCAATTCTCTCTTGGATAATGCTCCACAGTTCCTCTGTCACCATACTGCACTCATCTAGAAAGATGGTATCGTACATATAGAGTAGCGACGGAGAAACTTGCTTGAGAATTTTCTTTTGTCCCTGTTTTACCGGGGCTAATCCTAATAGCTGATGGATGGTCATAAAGTCTACTCCTCTGACTCCCTTTTCAGTAGCCATCCGTTGCAATACTCCTACTGCTTTATTAGTTGGAGCCGTGAATACAACCCTCTTTCCAGCACTGACTAACTGTTCTGCAACCAAGTTAACAATGGTCGATTTCCCCGTTCCAGCATATCCAAATAATCCGAACATCCGTTTGTCACTATTTAGGAATTCAGCAATTTTTTGGAGTGCTTGGTCTTGTTGAGAAGTTAATTGAAAATTCGGTCTGACAAGTGTTTCAATCATTTGAGTTAAGTTAATTTCGCTAGATTTAAAACACCTATCAGCGTTAGCTGTTTTTTGGTTAAATTAACTTCACGATTTTTAGGTTAATTTATGTTTGTACAAACTTAACTTGTCTCCTAGAGGATGACTTAAGTATTTAAATTAGAACTGTTCAATATAAACAATCTCCTTAGCTATTAAATACAAGTATAATTGATTGAGAATTAAATTAGGCTATAATATCACTAACCATCAGTAAGAGGATGATATGAATACTTCATTTTCCCTGAAGTCCTTTGCTTGACAGATTTATATATGGTTAAAATCGCGTTAGCCAAATCAGAAGTCGAAATTGCACGTTGCTTCCCAGTTATGCAACAACTACGCCCTCATCTAATTGAAACTGATTTCATTACTCGTGTCAGACGACAAGAACAGCAAGGCTATTGTTTAACATCTTTGGAAGATGAGGATACCGTTAGAGCGGTCGCGGGTTTTAGACTTTCTGAAAGTTTGTCTTGGGGAAAATTTTTATACGTAGATGATTTAATCGTTGCTGACGAACAGCGTTCGAGAGGTTACGGTCAAGCACTATTACAATGGCTGATTAATTATGCCAAATCCCACGATTGCCAACAATTACATCTTGATTCCGGCGTTCAACGTTTCGCCGCTCATCGTTTTTATTTTCAACAAAGGTTAGAAATCAGAGCTTATCATTTTACTATCGATATCAGCACTATTTATGGTTAGCAAGAAACTAATAATATAAAGCTAGATTAAAAAATCAAGCGTCATCTTTATAACAGACGACTTATGGAAGTAAAGAAGGAGAAGCTTTACCTTCACGAGCGTTGTTCACCGCAGTTGCGATCAACTCCAAGATATTGCGCTGCCCTTGATTTAAGTGTAGTAACCACGTATAATCCACTCAGTAGTGCTACTGTGGCCATTGATTTGTGACCAATTCTATTGATTTCAAATATCTTTAAAAAGGTCAAACTCATAGAGTGTATGGATTTGAGCGATTGATAGCCTATTGGGGCAATACATCTGTTGTTTAGATAGACTATGATTATAAGTATGAAGTCCAAATGAGGTATTCCATGAGCCACACCAAGACCCCAGGGAAAACCCTCAACCAAGCTGAAAATCATTACAGCGATGGTACTGAACTGGTTCCGGCTGAAGTTCAAGCCAAGATCCGTCATGATAAGGCTCAATTGATTGATACTCCTTTTGCAGTTGGCTACACGATCGATGACGAAGGGTTAATCAATAACTTTGCAATTGAGCCAGATATATACCCATCAGATTATCCTTCACCCCGACAACAGCAGCAATATAAGGTTCTAGGAGCAGCCGCTTTCTTTTTTGTTCTCATGCTGATTCTGACTTCTGTTCTCGTTAGTTAGGTATTTATAGTGTTGGTTAGATTGCATAGTACTGCTCCTTTGAATCTAAGCAAGATACTCTCACTACTTGCAAATTAAACCAGACCAGTCAAGCCATCCCTAGCAATTATTTCATTAATGCGGCTGCTCTTCTGTTTCACAAGAG encodes:
- a CDS encoding class I SAM-dependent methyltransferase; this translates as METVVEIPIIDTKARIELRQHFQKQSYHIKTRKDLIPKFNRNLAHGWMMPILAQVDRCLWGRWDYWGRCQLIPAHAWNRWKMEPMLALLEGRKPEPLPEFVIHETLPNEPIPQIDWEYSSVAENMLNNTLNCVPKHGEWRSWSAWEYLEYFLDWALFGFGHPAYKSLPKEPASCEGASMRLYQVFDLSALLLYPEDYLGRILPDICGKKAQRNAGFYPTPLVVGSFISQVISAEKTDRTSSFNEPACGTGTLMLAQSNYCLCGIGQDIDPILLKCALFQFFLYAPWLAIPIWWLGQTDLWLGNTLLAEKPKSMNAVYWYEEWFESVENAEQEEKSEQVKCESFEIVEQTMQPETVIQEIVQGKRKPKKNTTSAKQMTLFNLEDFT
- a CDS encoding class I SAM-dependent methyltransferase; translation: MAQRTVESHGAFFIPHLYPGMKLLDCGCGPGTITLGLAGIIFPGTVTGIDREISQINIAIENAKKQGISNADFIEGSIYNLPFPDNSFDAVFSHALFEHLAEPLKALSEIKRVLKPGGKVGIRSPDWGGFLIAPETPQVKEAIAFYQFLQQQNGGNPYVGRELKALLKKAGFSNSEFSASYQCYEPLSQATEYLAFRIEAAEKIEGAPEKGWSSKLTLTQMVEALREWSHHPDGIFAQSWCEAVGFIG
- the psb34 gene encoding photosystem II assembly protein Psb34, translating into MSHTKTPGKTLNQAENHYSDGTELVPAEVQAKIRHDKAQLIDTPFAVGYTIDDEGLINNFAIEPDIYPSDYPSPRQQQQYKVLGAAAFFFVLMLILTSVLVS
- a CDS encoding helicase C-terminal domain-containing protein, producing MISKAPVIAPDGKTITLPTSTEVEVVEFGEDRYSGYKAWNVKVKTESGYIRQIYILHEDSVRRFKQDNTRLLRNAKINPSLWKAWYNHCETFADMRNCWAITVHNSQGSTFTEVAIDSKDICKKVATKSLHFARLFPAQKAKFVKEYRDSIRATNQLYYVGASRARSRVFVVR
- a CDS encoding DUF4342 domain-containing protein; this encodes MNAQFERIEDRVTTVVVDSTAVESESAEKERVEEFNINHERVLGFFKNVIHQGKIRQVVVKGKQGNTLVKVPLIPAALGLTGATLLFPVTTVVAAVAVFGAKLTLVIERQEEVV
- a CDS encoding AAA family ATPase, whose translation is MIETLVRPNFQLTSQQDQALQKIAEFLNSDKRMFGLFGYAGTGKSTIVNLVAEQLVSAGKRVVFTAPTNKAVGVLQRMATEKGVRGVDFMTIHQLLGLAPVKQGQKKILKQVSPSLLYMYDTIFLDECSMVTEELWSIIQERIAGTLIIGNNRQLIVMGDSAQLPPVNEEINEKKSQSFNVADKAILTEVVRQGAGSPLLEFVTACRTAAKSKKVFEPFSKFSASKKNGAFLVREQTLLKCNRSRGTGSV
- a CDS encoding LysR substrate-binding domain-containing protein, with product MELRHLRYFIAVAEELHFSKAAERLHIAQPPLSQQIQQLEAELGVELFQRKTKRQVQLTDAGRVFLQEAYQLLTQLEQAIQVTRRVGRGEVGQLRVGFISSVTYDVLPAILREFREEFPDVELVLLELTTIEQEQALRDNRIEVGFVHPPLEDDTLSWECIQQQPLIVALPETHPLAVQERVKVSQLAEEFFILFPRQKGLGLYDRILTLCQQADFTPKVGQQAIQMQTIIGLVSAEMGIAIVPSCLQNLQRSGVVYRSFEEETPLVEAAVAWREGEETPIVRQFLQVVRQVCTKSFS
- a CDS encoding cupin domain-containing protein; the encoded protein is MTLPIKEIVLAPGEGNHLIIGNSEVTFKVVGADTHGHLGLFENLIQPGGTAPELHIHRQMEEMFYVLEGEVEIQVGERIVQGQPGAFVLVPRNTPHTFSNRGTKPAKLLIMFCPAGEREKYFEGLAELLKEGNKPSREALVDLMRRFDQEPVT
- a CDS encoding GNAT family N-acetyltransferase translates to MVKIALAKSEVEIARCFPVMQQLRPHLIETDFITRVRRQEQQGYCLTSLEDEDTVRAVAGFRLSESLSWGKFLYVDDLIVADEQRSRGYGQALLQWLINYAKSHDCQQLHLDSGVQRFAAHRFYFQQRLEIRAYHFTIDISTIYG